CGGTTGAACCAAATGCTCGGCTCGCAGTGGAATGTGGAAATTTGTACCCTGCAACAGGCTATGGAGCAGATTGATGATGACCGGCCGGTTGCTCTGAAATTTGATAAGTGGTTCAAGTGCCAGTGGCGTAGTCGTTTTTCATTTGATTATCATTGGGTCGTGATGGTTGGGTATGAATATGTAGACAATCAACTGCATCTACTCGTTCATGATCACGGTGGCAGAAATAGGGCGAGCCGTGTGCGTTCCATCCCTTATGAGCCAAATAAAAGGATTTTGACGTTTGTTAAGGTCGAACCGTTAAAATGGTGAAACCGGCAGTCCATGTTTAGCGATCATCGAATAGCCCTGTTCTTCCATTACTTTGGCGGTTTCTTCAGTAAACTCGGGAATAAGCAATTCTTCTAGTGGGTCATCAAGTTTGATTTCACAATGAATCGTTGCGAGATCTCGTGAAATCATTAGCATTTCTTCTTCCGCACTCAGCTTCTTCTGCACACCTGCTGTTAATTTTTCTCTCGCTGCCAGCACGCCATCGACCGAACCATACTCCTGTATGAGCTTCAGTGCCGTCTTCGGTCCAATCCCCTTCACTCCAGGGTAGCCGTCACTCGCATCGCCAGTGAATGCTTTCATATCAATGAATTGCTTAGGTGTAATTCCATACTCTTCTATAAAACGCGCTTCCGTGTATTCATCATATTGTGTGAAGCCTTTTTTCGTCAACGCAATCGACACATCGGGTTTCAATAACTGCAGTAAATCTTTATCTCCCGACACGACGGTCAACTTTGCCTCGTCTTTCCACGTTTCAATTAACGAACCAATTAGATCATCCGCTTCCATGTTCTTAATTCCATAACTCTTCCATCCTAGTGCTTCCGATACTTCCCGAGCCATATCGAATTGCGGTATTAATTCCGGTGCAGGTGCTGGGCGATGCGCTTTATAATCTGCAAATAATTCATTACGGAATGTTTTTGATCCCATATCCCAGCACACCGCTAAATGTGTCGGTTGAAAAATCGAGATCGCACTCATCGTATGTCGTGCAAATCCTTGTACGCCATTTGTCGGCACACCCAATGCATTACGGAAAAACTGCCCGCTATGTGCTGTCGCAAAAAATGAGCGGAACAACAATGCCATGCCGTCCACTACTAAAATATGAGGGGTATTTTCATTCATTATATTCCACTTCCTTTCTCTATAGTTTAACACAGCTGTCGCCTAAAGAGACAATAAGGTCAAATAACCAACAGACTGCATATGATAAAACGAACAGAAAAAGGAGGCGTAATAAGTTGAATCCACAAGATGAATTTATGTGGTATCCACAAGATACAGATTCCTATTGGCAAGGGGCTGATCTACAAGGGTTCTCGACTGCACAATCGTTTTCCCCTTGGCGACCTTGGTTTCCAGGCATGCAAGAATCTCAAGGGTTCCCAGGTATGCCATGGTTTCCAAGTATGCCGAGCTTCCCTTCATCACCTAATTTTCCACAGCAACCTAATTTCCCTGGACAGCAACCAGGGTATCCAGGTTCACCGAATCAAGGCGGTCAGGCGGTTGCTCCTAATTCCCCTCCACCAAATATAATCCCGA
This window of the Sporosarcina ureae genome carries:
- a CDS encoding C39 family peptidase yields the protein MSKYIEIPGKSQYDYDIEPRYRPSACGPVTAYVLLRHFFPAEQTPSINELYRTLGSSKIGLPTWRFVRRLNQMLGSQWNVEICTLQQAMEQIDDDRPVALKFDKWFKCQWRSRFSFDYHWVVMVGYEYVDNQLHLLVHDHGGRNRASRVRSIPYEPNKRILTFVKVEPLKW
- a CDS encoding 5'-3' exonuclease gives rise to the protein MNENTPHILVVDGMALLFRSFFATAHSGQFFRNALGVPTNGVQGFARHTMSAISIFQPTHLAVCWDMGSKTFRNELFADYKAHRPAPAPELIPQFDMAREVSEALGWKSYGIKNMEADDLIGSLIETWKDEAKLTVVSGDKDLLQLLKPDVSIALTKKGFTQYDEYTEARFIEEYGITPKQFIDMKAFTGDASDGYPGVKGIGPKTALKLIQEYGSVDGVLAAREKLTAGVQKKLSAEEEMLMISRDLATIHCEIKLDDPLEELLIPEFTEETAKVMEEQGYSMIAKHGLPVSPF